One Purpureocillium takamizusanense chromosome 1, complete sequence genomic window carries:
- a CDS encoding uncharacterized protein (COG:S~BUSCO:EOG09263690~EggNog:ENOG503NWBZ), with product MAATSTALPFISRYNSASNTRSDASLPKRASLLSFPSSRSASDMSLNSRQARSPQPLVAETDRTSDPSAKSTTPSLGPSSQHSSLSAPRRVNADARSSRRLKSQYPRGSPDNHVEYILVASFDIDRGPVMEHQYPVAITGDENMLAELMLPDQAHARNQDWTIFFLHKDTSQEEEDEERQMKERRRRRRRRLRDRAAGIITEEDGDEPQDDDDDLDDDLDDDSTDSEPEGGEGPPLIHVLNLVNTKHDKSVKRGAIVKAMAICTRHPFLHIYKPLLLLALEEYFKSPVPETLALLYDAVNAMDLSLMPKLSILERHLLLASENKDLFVEKFEKMIQMRMAEDRGEVLDTGSGDESRSLTKVTSISRAGTKAHVEGGSQSVYSVPRDTHEFESKVMYKGIPIPIKVPTAVMPETVGDFSLIKLIQNFSDPHAKSPQPFALHPHLTTNGTHTHPIIVLVNALLTQKRIVFLGHNMPSGEVAEAVLAACALASGGTLRGFTRHAFPYTDLTKIEDLLNVPGFIAGVTNPTFENHPEWWDLLCDLPSGRIKISSRIEPAAVTEGLIFFQQQNPSLANIAAGNTNNHQDLTGDAAFMTDILKSIAVRHGERVIRAKWRGWVLKFCRIAAQFEESVYGASALYIGSEDNEMTLPGASGHGYVWADDAAKNKELAGNVTRIEGWRNTRSYYSYIQDLAQLYTVRPLKGLDLAHMHDRLRMQRLSPTQSRDIYLTLSKYIHSYDEICLLLNVAPESHAGLFYLALGLFHKERDVRLKTAELLERISQHEAGQHWWRSLSRFERLAYERLRRESEAELRAKLEKDGLSPGPERRIS from the exons atggcggcgacgtccaCCGCCCTGCCTTTTATATCCCGTTACAACAGCGCCAGCAACACCCGCTCGGATGCTTCGCTGCCGAAGCGAGCCTCGCTGTTGTCCTTtccctcgtcgcgctccgcCTCCGACATGTCTCTGAACTCCCGGCAGGCGaggtcgccgcagccgctcgtcgccgaaaCGGACCGCACCTCGGACCCCAGCGCCAAGTCCACCACCCCGTCGCTCGGCCCCTCATCTCAGCACTCGTCcctgtcggcgccgcgccgtgtgAATGCCGACGCCCGCTCCTCGCGGAGGCTCAAGTCCCAGTACCCACGCGGGTCCCCAGACAACCATGTCGAGtacatcctcgtcgcctcgttcGACATTGATCGCGGTCCCGTCATGGAGCACCAGTATCCCGTGGCCATCACCGGCGACGAAAAcatgctcgccgagctcatGCTGCCCGACCAGGCCCACGCTCGCAACCAGGACTGGACCATCTTCTTTCTGCACAAGGACACGAGtcaggaggaggaggacgaggagcggcagATGAAGGagcgcaggcgacggcggcgcaggagaCTGCgggaccgcgccgccggcatcatcactgaggaggacggcgacgagccccaagacgacgacgacgacctggacgacgacttgGACGATGACTCGACGGACAGTGAACCGGaagggggcgaggggccGCCATTGATTCACGTCTTGAACCTGGTCAACACAAAGCACGACAAGTCCGTAAAGCGAGGCGCCATTGTaaaggccatggccatctgCACGCGGCATCCATTCCTCCACATATACAAG CCACTTTTGCTGCTCGCGCTGGAAGAGTACTTCAAATCTCCGGTTCCAGAGACCCTGGCCCTGCTGTATGATGCTGTCAACGCCATGGACCTCTCCCTCATGCCGAAGCTCAGCATCTTGGAGAGACATCTGCTGCTCGCCAGCGAGAACAAGGATCTCTTCGTGGAGAAATTCGAGAAGATGATCCAGATGCGCATGGCCGAGGACAGGGGCGAGGTTCTCGacacgggcagcggcgacgaaaGCAGGAGCCTGACCAAGGTCACGAGCATCTCCAGAGCCGGCACCAAGGCCCACGTTGAGGGCGGAAGCCAGTCGGTGTACTCGGTGCCAAGAGACACGCACGAGTTCGAGAGCAAGGTCATGTACAAGGGCATTCCCATCCCCATCAAGGTGCCGACGGCCGTCATGCCTGAGACGGTGGGAGACTTTTCCCTCATCAAGCTCATCCAGAACTTTTCCGACCCGCACGCAAAGTCGCCGCAGCCATTCGCGCTGCACCCACACTTGACGACCAACGGCACGCACACGCATCCCATCATTGTCTTGGTGAATGCGCTGCTGACGCAGAAGCGCATCGTCTTCCTGGGGCACAACATGCCGTCTGGGGAGGTGGCTGAGGCGGTACTCGCGGCATGTGCGCTCGCCTCCGGAGGCACCTTGCGGGGTTTTACTCGACACGCTTTCCCTTACACGGACCTGACCAAGATTGAAGACCTGCTCAACGTTCCTGGCTtcatcgccggcgtcaccaATCCCACCTTTGAGAACCACCCCGAGTGGTGGGACCTTTTGTGCGATCTGCCGAGCGGACGCATCAAGATCAGCAGCAGGATCGAGCCTGCAGCGGTGACCGAGGGGCTGATCTTTTTTCAGCAGCAGAACCCGTCTCTCGccaacatcgccgccggcaacacCAACAATCATCAAGACTTGACGGGCGATGCGGCCTTCATGACGGACATCCTTAAGAGCATCGCTGTGAGGCACGGAGAGCGAGTCATCCGGGCCAAGTGGCGCGGCTGGGTGCTAAAGTTCTGCCGCATCGCCGCGCAGTTCGAAGAGAGCGTTTACGGTGCGAGCGCCCTCTATATTGGGAGCGAAGACAACGAGATGACGCTCCCCGGCGCCAGCGGTCACGGGTACGTctgggccgacgacgcggccaagaacaaggagctcgccggcaACGTGACGAGGATCGAGGGCTGGCGCAACACCCGCAGCTACTATAGCTACATTCAA GACCTCGCCCAGCTCTACACTGTCCGCCCCCTCAAGGGCCTGGACCTCGCTCACATGCACGACCGGCTGCGCATGCAGCGCTTGTCGCCGACGCAGAGTCGCGATATTTACCTGACGCTTTCCAAGTACATTCACTCCTACGACGAAATCTGTCTGCTGCTAAACGTGGCGCCCGAGTCTCACGCCGGCCTGTTCTACCTCGCCCTCGGGTTGTTCCACAAGGAGCGCGACGTGAGgctcaagacggccgagctgctggagcgcaTCTCGCAGCACGAGGCCGGACAGCACTGGTGGCGGAGCTTGAGCCGATTCGAGAGGCTTGCGTATGAGCGCCTCCGACGCGAGTCCGAAGCCGAGCTGCGGGccaagctggagaaggacgGCCTCAGTCCGGGGCCGGAGAGGAGAATCAGCTAA
- a CDS encoding S-formylglutathione hydrolase (COG:S~EggNog:ENOG503NW46~MEROPS:MER0043126~CAZy:CE1), whose translation MAFTTNATITTFGGRLLKLTHPSATTATPMNLNLFLPPSASPSSPSPLLVYLSGLTCTPDNVTEKGFLHAHAARLGLALVFPDTSPRGTDLPGEHDAWDFGSAASFYVDAAREPWAAHYRMESYLTRELPGLLFAEFRELDPARVSIAGHSMGGHGALTLFLKNPGMYRSVSAWAPISNPSKCPWGEKAFSGYLGDDREQWKKHDATELVKAWKGPLNCLIDVGTGDNFYKQGQLLPENFEQAVKDAGIEGVKVRYQEGYDHSYFFISTFGEDHVKHAAKALGLL comes from the exons atggccttcaccaccaacgccaccatcaccaccttCGGGGGCCGCCTCCTCAAGCTCACCCACccctccgccaccaccgcgacgCCCATGAACCTCAACCTCTTCctcccgccctcggcgtcgccctcgtccccctcgcccctccTCGTCTACCTCTCCGGCCTGACGTGCACGCCCGACAACGTCACCGAGAAGGGCTTCCtgcacgcccacgccgcccgcctcggcctcgccctcgtcttccccGACACCTCCCCGCGCGGCACCGACCTCCccggcgagcacgacgcctGGGACtttggcagcgccgccagcttctacgtcgacgccgcccgcgagcccTGGGCCGCCCACTACCGCATGGAGTCGTACCTCACCCGCGAGCTCCCGGGCCTGCTCTTCGCCGAGTTCCGGGAGCTCGACCCCGCCCGCGTCTCCATCGCCGGCCACTCCAtgggcgggcacggcgcccTCACCCTCTTCCTCAAGAACCCCGGCATGTACCGCAGCGTCAGCGCCTGGGCCCCCATCTCCAACCCCTCCAAGTGCCCCTGGGGCGAAAAGGCCTTCTCTGGctacctcggcgacgacagggAGCAGTGGAAGAAGCACGACGCCACCGAGCTGGTCAAGGCGTGGAAGGGCCCGCTCAACTGCCTCATTGACGTG GGTACGGGCGACAACTTTTACAAGCAGGGCCAGCTACTGCCCGAAAACTTTGAgcaggccgtcaaggacgccggcatcgagggcgtcaaggtccGCTATCAAGAG GGCTACGATCACTCCTACTTCTTCATCTCCACCTTTGGTGAGGACCACGTCAAGCACGCAGCCAAGGCTCTTGGCCTTTTGTGA